One window of the Vigna radiata var. radiata cultivar VC1973A chromosome 1, Vradiata_ver6, whole genome shotgun sequence genome contains the following:
- the LOC106769899 gene encoding uncharacterized protein LOC106769899 isoform X2, with amino-acid sequence MIIVLVLILLGFFLGVVVVVAAEAFGLLWLIKRLRRRIDRDQAKIASKTQLNGSQSDSNQQLLKKEGVVWVLEPDKVPKFRVEKNSKELKKKKDVMEVTPVRKYGKINGQSLVITDADGFHTTIQLNGCSVEAVSATSLPSKKWAKKYPIKVDSKTSMIYHGSKTVYIYLETACEKEAWCKALRLASSDKKEKHQWFAQLQDNFHSYLISLNNEYHSHMKASVGSIADAVERASKPDGGSSKVRQFLKKLTKKSSRVGVENKSAWTSLSGREERKITEKLRSCQDAVLATSYMKSTSAANHLKVPLLENVAPSSSTVSHSASQSQFSDVDADEKLGIDEGTLCWNLLVSRLFFDVKENVQMKKSIQERIQRTLGNMRTPSYVGEVICTEINLGNVPPCIIRMRVLPMEMSEACALEVDIEYSGGALLEIETRLEVGELELERETKDSNPESSNDETDPSDIFEGFEYLGEQLNLAEGMNDLQEPKEDDGSKSSKHGTSSSSQGSRWKSMLHSVAKHVSQVPLTLGVRIASLKGTLRLQIKPPPSDQVWFGFTFMPDIDFSLESYVGEHKITNSHIALFLVNRLKAAIRDTLVLPNCESICISWMLAEKDDWVPRSVAPFIWINHESGNEASASVDTHNQPSGGLKTNAGTSNDGPDLKAQKPPKCTKSNQEPARKSDSLAFPPISSCALTLRGSKSSEELTRPFLEYGKPQETRDLQELGTTSLQNDNTHETGELVKIGDTSVSESPRRNVVMDRQDSSIERDNSRPRKIGKREKILDLKKKMSEKFEEKKRNFEEKGRNIVEKMRGP; translated from the exons ATgattattgttttagttttgattcTCCTCGGGTTTTTTCTtggggtggtggtggttgtggccGCCGAGGCTTTTGGGTTGTTGTGGCTGATAAAACGACTGCGTAGAAGGATCGACAGAGACCAAGCTAAAATCGCGTCGAAAACGCAACTGAATGGTTCTCAAAGTGATTCCAATCAGCAGTTGCTAAAGAAGGAG GGTGTGGTTTGGGTTTTGGAGCCTGACAAGGTTCCAAAATTTCGGGTagagaaaaattcaaaagaattgaagaagaagaaagatgtGATGGAAGTGACTCCGGTTAGGAAGTATGGGAAAATCAATGGGCAGTCACTTGTGATCACAGATGCTGATGGCTTTCACACCACCATTCAGCTTAATGGGTGCTCAGTGGAAGCTGTTTCGGCAACAAGTCTTCCTTcaaaaaaatg GGCGAAAAAATACCCCATCAAAGTGGATTCCAAGACGTCTATGATCTACCATGGAAGCAAGACAGTTTACATATATCTTGAGACTGCATGTGAAAAAGAAGCATGGTGTAAGGCCCTCCGCCTAGCGTCttctgataaaaaagaaaagcaccAGTGGTTTGCCCAGTTGCAAGATAACTTTCACAGTTATTTGATATCATTAAATAATGAATATCATTCTCATATGAAAGCATCGGTAGGATCAATTGCTGATGCAGTAGAAAGGGCTAGTAAGCCTGATGGGGGTTCCTCTAAGGTTcgtcaatttttgaaaaaacttacaaaaaaatCTTCCCGAGTTGGCGTGGAAAATAAATCAGCTTGGACTTCATTGTCAGGCCGTGAAGAAAGAAAGATCACTGAGAAGCTCCGTTCTTGTCAAGATGCAGTTCTGGCCACTAGTTACATGAAATCTACTTCAGCAGCAAACCATCTAAAAGTTCCCTTGTTAGAGAATGTTGCACCATCATCTTCAACAGTATCTCATTCAGCAAGCCAGAGTCAATTCTCCGATGTAGATGCAGATGAAAAGTTAGGTATTGATGAAGGAACATTATGTTGGAATTTGTTGGTTTCTCGACTCTTTTTtgatgtaaaagaaaatgtgcAAATGAAGAAATCCATACAAGAAAGGATTCAG aGGACATTGGGAAACATGAGAACTCCCAGTTATGTAGGGGAAGTAATCTGTACAGAAATCAACTTGGGAAATGTTCCACCCTGTATAATTCGAATGAGGGTTCTTCCAATGGAAATGAGTGAGGCGTGTGCCTTAGAGGTTGACATTGAATATTCTGGTGGTGCGTTGTTAGAGATTGAAACAAGGCTTGAAGTAGGAGAACTAGAGCTCGAAAGGGAAACAAAGGACTCAAATCCAGAATCAAGTAATGATGAGACTGACCCATCAGATATTTTTGAAGGATTTGAATATTTGGGTGAGCAATTAAATCTTGCAGAAGGAATGAATGATTTACAAGAGCCAAAAGAAGATG ATGGGTCTAAGAGCTCTAAGCATGGTACATCTTCCTCGTCTCAAGGATCAAGATGGAAGTCTATGTTACATTCTGTTGCCAAGCATGTTTCACAG GTTCCTCTCACCTTGGGAGTAAGGATAGCATCCCTCAAAGGGACATTGCGTTTGCAGATAAAACCACCTCCTTCTGATCAAGTGTGGTTTGGTTTCACATTTATGCCTGACATAGACTTCAGCTTGGAATCATATGTTGGAGAACACAAGATAACGAATTCACACATAGCTTTGTTTCTGGTCAATCGGCTCAAG GCAGCCATCCGAGATACTTTAGTGCTCCCAAATTGTGAAAGCATTTGCATTTCATGGATGCTAGCTGAAAAGGATGATTGGGTTCCCAGGAGTGTTGCTCCGTTCATATGGATCAACCATGAATCTGGAAACGAGGCTTCAGCCTCGGTTGATACCCATAATCAACCTTCTGGTGGACTGAAAACTAACGCAGGGACCTCAAATGACGGTCCAGATCTCAAAGCACAAAAACCaccaaagtgtaccaaatctaATCAGGAACCAGCTAGGAAATCAGATTCTTTGGCATTTCCACCAATTTCCTCTTGTGCATTGACATTAAGGGGCAGCAAAAGTTCGGAAGAACTGACAAGACCCTTTTTAGAGTATGGCAAACCACAAGAAACAAGAGATTTACAAGAACTTGGAACTACTTCATTGCAAAACGACAATACACATGAAACTGGTGAGTTGGTGAAAATAGGGGATACTTCTGTTAGTGAATCACCTCGCAGGAACGTGGTGATGGACAGACAGGATAGTTCAATTGAACGGGATAATTCAAGGCCAAGGAAAAttgggaaaagggaaaaaattcttgatttgaaaaaaaagatgagtgagaaatttgaagaaaagaagcGCAACTTTGAAGAAAAGGGTAGGAACATTGTTGAGAAGATGCGAGGACCATGA
- the LOC106769899 gene encoding uncharacterized protein LOC106769899 isoform X1, whose protein sequence is MIIVLVLILLGFFLGVVVVVAAEAFGLLWLIKRLRRRIDRDQAKIASKTQLNGSQSDSNQQLLKKEGVVWVLEPDKVPKFRVEKNSKELKKKKDVMEVTPVRKYGKINGQSLVITDADGFHTTIQLNGCSVEAVSATSLPSKKWAKKYPIKVDSKTSMIYHGSKTVYIYLETACEKEAWCKALRLASSDKKEKHQWFAQLQDNFHSYLISLNNEYHSHMKASVGSIADAVERASKPDGGSSKVRQFLKKLTKKSSRVGVENKSAWTSLSGREERKITEKLRSCQDAVLATSYMKSTSAANHLKVPLLENVAPSSSTVSHSASQSQFSDVDADEKLGIDEGTLCWNLLVSRLFFDVKENVQMKKSIQERIQRTLGNMRTPSYVGEVICTEINLGNVPPCIIRMRVLPMEMSEACALEVDIEYSGGALLEIETRLEVGELELERETKDSNPESSNDETDPSDIFEGFEYLGEQLNLAEGMNDLQEPKEDGEWIIDGSKSSKHGTSSSSQGSRWKSMLHSVAKHVSQVPLTLGVRIASLKGTLRLQIKPPPSDQVWFGFTFMPDIDFSLESYVGEHKITNSHIALFLVNRLKAAIRDTLVLPNCESICISWMLAEKDDWVPRSVAPFIWINHESGNEASASVDTHNQPSGGLKTNAGTSNDGPDLKAQKPPKCTKSNQEPARKSDSLAFPPISSCALTLRGSKSSEELTRPFLEYGKPQETRDLQELGTTSLQNDNTHETGELVKIGDTSVSESPRRNVVMDRQDSSIERDNSRPRKIGKREKILDLKKKMSEKFEEKKRNFEEKGRNIVEKMRGP, encoded by the exons ATgattattgttttagttttgattcTCCTCGGGTTTTTTCTtggggtggtggtggttgtggccGCCGAGGCTTTTGGGTTGTTGTGGCTGATAAAACGACTGCGTAGAAGGATCGACAGAGACCAAGCTAAAATCGCGTCGAAAACGCAACTGAATGGTTCTCAAAGTGATTCCAATCAGCAGTTGCTAAAGAAGGAG GGTGTGGTTTGGGTTTTGGAGCCTGACAAGGTTCCAAAATTTCGGGTagagaaaaattcaaaagaattgaagaagaagaaagatgtGATGGAAGTGACTCCGGTTAGGAAGTATGGGAAAATCAATGGGCAGTCACTTGTGATCACAGATGCTGATGGCTTTCACACCACCATTCAGCTTAATGGGTGCTCAGTGGAAGCTGTTTCGGCAACAAGTCTTCCTTcaaaaaaatg GGCGAAAAAATACCCCATCAAAGTGGATTCCAAGACGTCTATGATCTACCATGGAAGCAAGACAGTTTACATATATCTTGAGACTGCATGTGAAAAAGAAGCATGGTGTAAGGCCCTCCGCCTAGCGTCttctgataaaaaagaaaagcaccAGTGGTTTGCCCAGTTGCAAGATAACTTTCACAGTTATTTGATATCATTAAATAATGAATATCATTCTCATATGAAAGCATCGGTAGGATCAATTGCTGATGCAGTAGAAAGGGCTAGTAAGCCTGATGGGGGTTCCTCTAAGGTTcgtcaatttttgaaaaaacttacaaaaaaatCTTCCCGAGTTGGCGTGGAAAATAAATCAGCTTGGACTTCATTGTCAGGCCGTGAAGAAAGAAAGATCACTGAGAAGCTCCGTTCTTGTCAAGATGCAGTTCTGGCCACTAGTTACATGAAATCTACTTCAGCAGCAAACCATCTAAAAGTTCCCTTGTTAGAGAATGTTGCACCATCATCTTCAACAGTATCTCATTCAGCAAGCCAGAGTCAATTCTCCGATGTAGATGCAGATGAAAAGTTAGGTATTGATGAAGGAACATTATGTTGGAATTTGTTGGTTTCTCGACTCTTTTTtgatgtaaaagaaaatgtgcAAATGAAGAAATCCATACAAGAAAGGATTCAG aGGACATTGGGAAACATGAGAACTCCCAGTTATGTAGGGGAAGTAATCTGTACAGAAATCAACTTGGGAAATGTTCCACCCTGTATAATTCGAATGAGGGTTCTTCCAATGGAAATGAGTGAGGCGTGTGCCTTAGAGGTTGACATTGAATATTCTGGTGGTGCGTTGTTAGAGATTGAAACAAGGCTTGAAGTAGGAGAACTAGAGCTCGAAAGGGAAACAAAGGACTCAAATCCAGAATCAAGTAATGATGAGACTGACCCATCAGATATTTTTGAAGGATTTGAATATTTGGGTGAGCAATTAAATCTTGCAGAAGGAATGAATGATTTACAAGAGCCAAAAGAAGATGGTGAGTGGATAATTG ATGGGTCTAAGAGCTCTAAGCATGGTACATCTTCCTCGTCTCAAGGATCAAGATGGAAGTCTATGTTACATTCTGTTGCCAAGCATGTTTCACAG GTTCCTCTCACCTTGGGAGTAAGGATAGCATCCCTCAAAGGGACATTGCGTTTGCAGATAAAACCACCTCCTTCTGATCAAGTGTGGTTTGGTTTCACATTTATGCCTGACATAGACTTCAGCTTGGAATCATATGTTGGAGAACACAAGATAACGAATTCACACATAGCTTTGTTTCTGGTCAATCGGCTCAAG GCAGCCATCCGAGATACTTTAGTGCTCCCAAATTGTGAAAGCATTTGCATTTCATGGATGCTAGCTGAAAAGGATGATTGGGTTCCCAGGAGTGTTGCTCCGTTCATATGGATCAACCATGAATCTGGAAACGAGGCTTCAGCCTCGGTTGATACCCATAATCAACCTTCTGGTGGACTGAAAACTAACGCAGGGACCTCAAATGACGGTCCAGATCTCAAAGCACAAAAACCaccaaagtgtaccaaatctaATCAGGAACCAGCTAGGAAATCAGATTCTTTGGCATTTCCACCAATTTCCTCTTGTGCATTGACATTAAGGGGCAGCAAAAGTTCGGAAGAACTGACAAGACCCTTTTTAGAGTATGGCAAACCACAAGAAACAAGAGATTTACAAGAACTTGGAACTACTTCATTGCAAAACGACAATACACATGAAACTGGTGAGTTGGTGAAAATAGGGGATACTTCTGTTAGTGAATCACCTCGCAGGAACGTGGTGATGGACAGACAGGATAGTTCAATTGAACGGGATAATTCAAGGCCAAGGAAAAttgggaaaagggaaaaaattcttgatttgaaaaaaaagatgagtgagaaatttgaagaaaagaagcGCAACTTTGAAGAAAAGGGTAGGAACATTGTTGAGAAGATGCGAGGACCATGA
- the LOC106769899 gene encoding testis-expressed protein 2 isoform X4, with protein MIYHGSKTVYIYLETACEKEAWCKALRLASSDKKEKHQWFAQLQDNFHSYLISLNNEYHSHMKASVGSIADAVERASKPDGGSSKVRQFLKKLTKKSSRVGVENKSAWTSLSGREERKITEKLRSCQDAVLATSYMKSTSAANHLKVPLLENVAPSSSTVSHSASQSQFSDVDADEKLGIDEGTLCWNLLVSRLFFDVKENVQMKKSIQERIQRTLGNMRTPSYVGEVICTEINLGNVPPCIIRMRVLPMEMSEACALEVDIEYSGGALLEIETRLEVGELELERETKDSNPESSNDETDPSDIFEGFEYLGEQLNLAEGMNDLQEPKEDGEWIIDGSKSSKHGTSSSSQGSRWKSMLHSVAKHVSQVPLTLGVRIASLKGTLRLQIKPPPSDQVWFGFTFMPDIDFSLESYVGEHKITNSHIALFLVNRLKAAIRDTLVLPNCESICISWMLAEKDDWVPRSVAPFIWINHESGNEASASVDTHNQPSGGLKTNAGTSNDGPDLKAQKPPKCTKSNQEPARKSDSLAFPPISSCALTLRGSKSSEELTRPFLEYGKPQETRDLQELGTTSLQNDNTHETGELVKIGDTSVSESPRRNVVMDRQDSSIERDNSRPRKIGKREKILDLKKKMSEKFEEKKRNFEEKGRNIVEKMRGP; from the exons ATGATCTACCATGGAAGCAAGACAGTTTACATATATCTTGAGACTGCATGTGAAAAAGAAGCATGGTGTAAGGCCCTCCGCCTAGCGTCttctgataaaaaagaaaagcaccAGTGGTTTGCCCAGTTGCAAGATAACTTTCACAGTTATTTGATATCATTAAATAATGAATATCATTCTCATATGAAAGCATCGGTAGGATCAATTGCTGATGCAGTAGAAAGGGCTAGTAAGCCTGATGGGGGTTCCTCTAAGGTTcgtcaatttttgaaaaaacttacaaaaaaatCTTCCCGAGTTGGCGTGGAAAATAAATCAGCTTGGACTTCATTGTCAGGCCGTGAAGAAAGAAAGATCACTGAGAAGCTCCGTTCTTGTCAAGATGCAGTTCTGGCCACTAGTTACATGAAATCTACTTCAGCAGCAAACCATCTAAAAGTTCCCTTGTTAGAGAATGTTGCACCATCATCTTCAACAGTATCTCATTCAGCAAGCCAGAGTCAATTCTCCGATGTAGATGCAGATGAAAAGTTAGGTATTGATGAAGGAACATTATGTTGGAATTTGTTGGTTTCTCGACTCTTTTTtgatgtaaaagaaaatgtgcAAATGAAGAAATCCATACAAGAAAGGATTCAG aGGACATTGGGAAACATGAGAACTCCCAGTTATGTAGGGGAAGTAATCTGTACAGAAATCAACTTGGGAAATGTTCCACCCTGTATAATTCGAATGAGGGTTCTTCCAATGGAAATGAGTGAGGCGTGTGCCTTAGAGGTTGACATTGAATATTCTGGTGGTGCGTTGTTAGAGATTGAAACAAGGCTTGAAGTAGGAGAACTAGAGCTCGAAAGGGAAACAAAGGACTCAAATCCAGAATCAAGTAATGATGAGACTGACCCATCAGATATTTTTGAAGGATTTGAATATTTGGGTGAGCAATTAAATCTTGCAGAAGGAATGAATGATTTACAAGAGCCAAAAGAAGATGGTGAGTGGATAATTG ATGGGTCTAAGAGCTCTAAGCATGGTACATCTTCCTCGTCTCAAGGATCAAGATGGAAGTCTATGTTACATTCTGTTGCCAAGCATGTTTCACAG GTTCCTCTCACCTTGGGAGTAAGGATAGCATCCCTCAAAGGGACATTGCGTTTGCAGATAAAACCACCTCCTTCTGATCAAGTGTGGTTTGGTTTCACATTTATGCCTGACATAGACTTCAGCTTGGAATCATATGTTGGAGAACACAAGATAACGAATTCACACATAGCTTTGTTTCTGGTCAATCGGCTCAAG GCAGCCATCCGAGATACTTTAGTGCTCCCAAATTGTGAAAGCATTTGCATTTCATGGATGCTAGCTGAAAAGGATGATTGGGTTCCCAGGAGTGTTGCTCCGTTCATATGGATCAACCATGAATCTGGAAACGAGGCTTCAGCCTCGGTTGATACCCATAATCAACCTTCTGGTGGACTGAAAACTAACGCAGGGACCTCAAATGACGGTCCAGATCTCAAAGCACAAAAACCaccaaagtgtaccaaatctaATCAGGAACCAGCTAGGAAATCAGATTCTTTGGCATTTCCACCAATTTCCTCTTGTGCATTGACATTAAGGGGCAGCAAAAGTTCGGAAGAACTGACAAGACCCTTTTTAGAGTATGGCAAACCACAAGAAACAAGAGATTTACAAGAACTTGGAACTACTTCATTGCAAAACGACAATACACATGAAACTGGTGAGTTGGTGAAAATAGGGGATACTTCTGTTAGTGAATCACCTCGCAGGAACGTGGTGATGGACAGACAGGATAGTTCAATTGAACGGGATAATTCAAGGCCAAGGAAAAttgggaaaagggaaaaaattcttgatttgaaaaaaaagatgagtgagaaatttgaagaaaagaagcGCAACTTTGAAGAAAAGGGTAGGAACATTGTTGAGAAGATGCGAGGACCATGA
- the LOC106769899 gene encoding testis-expressed protein 2 isoform X3: MVLQCNESYRAKKYPIKVDSKTSMIYHGSKTVYIYLETACEKEAWCKALRLASSDKKEKHQWFAQLQDNFHSYLISLNNEYHSHMKASVGSIADAVERASKPDGGSSKVRQFLKKLTKKSSRVGVENKSAWTSLSGREERKITEKLRSCQDAVLATSYMKSTSAANHLKVPLLENVAPSSSTVSHSASQSQFSDVDADEKLGIDEGTLCWNLLVSRLFFDVKENVQMKKSIQERIQRTLGNMRTPSYVGEVICTEINLGNVPPCIIRMRVLPMEMSEACALEVDIEYSGGALLEIETRLEVGELELERETKDSNPESSNDETDPSDIFEGFEYLGEQLNLAEGMNDLQEPKEDGEWIIDGSKSSKHGTSSSSQGSRWKSMLHSVAKHVSQVPLTLGVRIASLKGTLRLQIKPPPSDQVWFGFTFMPDIDFSLESYVGEHKITNSHIALFLVNRLKAAIRDTLVLPNCESICISWMLAEKDDWVPRSVAPFIWINHESGNEASASVDTHNQPSGGLKTNAGTSNDGPDLKAQKPPKCTKSNQEPARKSDSLAFPPISSCALTLRGSKSSEELTRPFLEYGKPQETRDLQELGTTSLQNDNTHETGELVKIGDTSVSESPRRNVVMDRQDSSIERDNSRPRKIGKREKILDLKKKMSEKFEEKKRNFEEKGRNIVEKMRGP; this comes from the exons atg GTGCTTCAATGTAATGAATCGTATAGGGCGAAAAAATACCCCATCAAAGTGGATTCCAAGACGTCTATGATCTACCATGGAAGCAAGACAGTTTACATATATCTTGAGACTGCATGTGAAAAAGAAGCATGGTGTAAGGCCCTCCGCCTAGCGTCttctgataaaaaagaaaagcaccAGTGGTTTGCCCAGTTGCAAGATAACTTTCACAGTTATTTGATATCATTAAATAATGAATATCATTCTCATATGAAAGCATCGGTAGGATCAATTGCTGATGCAGTAGAAAGGGCTAGTAAGCCTGATGGGGGTTCCTCTAAGGTTcgtcaatttttgaaaaaacttacaaaaaaatCTTCCCGAGTTGGCGTGGAAAATAAATCAGCTTGGACTTCATTGTCAGGCCGTGAAGAAAGAAAGATCACTGAGAAGCTCCGTTCTTGTCAAGATGCAGTTCTGGCCACTAGTTACATGAAATCTACTTCAGCAGCAAACCATCTAAAAGTTCCCTTGTTAGAGAATGTTGCACCATCATCTTCAACAGTATCTCATTCAGCAAGCCAGAGTCAATTCTCCGATGTAGATGCAGATGAAAAGTTAGGTATTGATGAAGGAACATTATGTTGGAATTTGTTGGTTTCTCGACTCTTTTTtgatgtaaaagaaaatgtgcAAATGAAGAAATCCATACAAGAAAGGATTCAG aGGACATTGGGAAACATGAGAACTCCCAGTTATGTAGGGGAAGTAATCTGTACAGAAATCAACTTGGGAAATGTTCCACCCTGTATAATTCGAATGAGGGTTCTTCCAATGGAAATGAGTGAGGCGTGTGCCTTAGAGGTTGACATTGAATATTCTGGTGGTGCGTTGTTAGAGATTGAAACAAGGCTTGAAGTAGGAGAACTAGAGCTCGAAAGGGAAACAAAGGACTCAAATCCAGAATCAAGTAATGATGAGACTGACCCATCAGATATTTTTGAAGGATTTGAATATTTGGGTGAGCAATTAAATCTTGCAGAAGGAATGAATGATTTACAAGAGCCAAAAGAAGATGGTGAGTGGATAATTG ATGGGTCTAAGAGCTCTAAGCATGGTACATCTTCCTCGTCTCAAGGATCAAGATGGAAGTCTATGTTACATTCTGTTGCCAAGCATGTTTCACAG GTTCCTCTCACCTTGGGAGTAAGGATAGCATCCCTCAAAGGGACATTGCGTTTGCAGATAAAACCACCTCCTTCTGATCAAGTGTGGTTTGGTTTCACATTTATGCCTGACATAGACTTCAGCTTGGAATCATATGTTGGAGAACACAAGATAACGAATTCACACATAGCTTTGTTTCTGGTCAATCGGCTCAAG GCAGCCATCCGAGATACTTTAGTGCTCCCAAATTGTGAAAGCATTTGCATTTCATGGATGCTAGCTGAAAAGGATGATTGGGTTCCCAGGAGTGTTGCTCCGTTCATATGGATCAACCATGAATCTGGAAACGAGGCTTCAGCCTCGGTTGATACCCATAATCAACCTTCTGGTGGACTGAAAACTAACGCAGGGACCTCAAATGACGGTCCAGATCTCAAAGCACAAAAACCaccaaagtgtaccaaatctaATCAGGAACCAGCTAGGAAATCAGATTCTTTGGCATTTCCACCAATTTCCTCTTGTGCATTGACATTAAGGGGCAGCAAAAGTTCGGAAGAACTGACAAGACCCTTTTTAGAGTATGGCAAACCACAAGAAACAAGAGATTTACAAGAACTTGGAACTACTTCATTGCAAAACGACAATACACATGAAACTGGTGAGTTGGTGAAAATAGGGGATACTTCTGTTAGTGAATCACCTCGCAGGAACGTGGTGATGGACAGACAGGATAGTTCAATTGAACGGGATAATTCAAGGCCAAGGAAAAttgggaaaagggaaaaaattcttgatttgaaaaaaaagatgagtgagaaatttgaagaaaagaagcGCAACTTTGAAGAAAAGGGTAGGAACATTGTTGAGAAGATGCGAGGACCATGA